In a single window of the Pongo abelii isolate AG06213 chromosome 1, NHGRI_mPonAbe1-v2.0_pri, whole genome shotgun sequence genome:
- the B3GALT2 gene encoding beta-1,3-galactosyltransferase 2 (The RefSeq protein has 1 substitution compared to this genomic sequence): MLQWRRRHCCFAKMTWNAKRSLFRTHLIGVLSLVFLFAMFLFFNHHDWLPGRAGFKENPVTYTFRGFRSTKSETNHSSLRNIWKETVPQTLRPQTATNSNNTDLSPQGVTGLENTLSANGSIYNEKGTGYPNSYHFKYIINEPEKCQEKSPFLILLIAAEPGQIEARRAIRQTWGNESLAPGIQITRIFLLGLSIKLNGYLQRAILEESRQYHDIIQQEYLDTYYNLTIKTLMGMNWVATYCPHIPYVMKTDSDMFVNTEYLINKLLKPDLPPRHNYFTGYLMRGYAPNRNKDSKWYMPPDLYPSERYPVFCSGTGYVFSGDLAEKIFKVSLGIRRLHLEDVYVGICLAKLRIDPVPPPNEFVFNHWRVSYSSCKYSHLITSHQFQPSELIKYWNHLQQNKHNACANAAKEKAGRYRHRKLH, translated from the coding sequence ATGCTTCAGTGGAGGAGAAGACACTGCTGCTTTGCAAAGATGACCTGGAATGCCAAAAGGTCTCTGTTCCGCACTCATCTTATTGGAGTACTTTCTCTAGTGTTCCTTTttgctatgtttttgtttttcaatcatCATGACTGGCTGCCAGGCAGAGCTGGATTCAAAGAAAACCCTGTGACATACACTTTCCGAGGATTTCGGTCAACAAAAAGTGAGACAAACCACAGCTCCCTTCGGAACATTTGGAAAGAAACAGTCCCTCAAACCCTGAGGCCTCAAACAGCAACTAACTCTAATAACACAGACCTGTCACCACAAGGAGTTACAGGCCTGGAGAATACACTTAGTGCCAATGGAAGTATTTACAATGAAAAAGGTACTGGACATCCAAATTCTTaccatttcaaatatattattaatgaGCCTGAAAAATGCCAAGAGAAAAGTCCTTTTTTAATACTACTAATAGCTGCAGAGCCTGGACAAATAGAAGCTAGAAGAGCTATTCGGCAAACTTGGGGCAATGAAAGTCTAGCACCTGGTATTCAAATCACAAGAATATTTTTGTTGGGCTTAAGCATTAAGCTAAATGGCTACCTTCAACGTGCAATACTGGAAGAAAGCAGACAATATCATGATATAATTCAACAGGAATACTTAGATACGTACTATAATTTGACCATTAAAACACTAATGGGCATGAACTGGGTTGCAACATACTGTCCACATATTCCATATGTTATGAAAACTGACAGTGACATGTTTGTCAACACTGAATATTTAATCAATAAGTTACTGAAGCCAGATCTGCCTCCCAGACATAACTATTTCACTGGTTACCTAATGCGAGGATATGCACCCAATCGAAACAAAGATAGCAAGTGGTACATGCCACCAGACCTCTACCCAAGTGAGCGTTATCCTGTCTTCTGTTCTGGAACTGGTTATGTTTTTTCTGGAGATCTggcagaaaagatttttaaagtttctttaggTATCCGCCGTTTGCACTTGGAAGATGTATATGTAGGGATCTGTCTTGCCAAGTTGAGAATTGATCCTGTACCCCCTCCCAATGAGTTTGTGTTCAATCACTGGCGAGTCTCTTATTCAAGCTGTAAATACAGCCACCTAATTACCTCTCATCAGTTCCAGCCTAGTGAACTGATAAAATACTGGAACCATTTACAACAAAATAAGCACAATGCCTGTGCCAACGCAGCAAAAGAAAAGGCAGGCAGGTATCGCCACCGTAAACTACAttag